A segment of the Bactrocera neohumeralis isolate Rockhampton chromosome 3, APGP_CSIRO_Bneo_wtdbg2-racon-allhic-juicebox.fasta_v2, whole genome shotgun sequence genome:
ATTTGCCTCACCGTTGTGTTCATGCTCCTATTCGTTGACAATCTGTTTTCCTACATTTACTATATGGTATATTTCATCTCAATGGCTATGGAGCTACTTCCGGCCTGTTATTATGGCAGCAAAATGCAGGAAGAGTTTCAGGACTTACCTTATGCGATTTTCAAATGCAATTGGATTGCGCAGCGTAAAAGCTTTCAGCAAAACCTTCGAATATTTACGGAGCTCTCGAAGAAACATCTCACACCGACTGCTGGAGGAATGATCAGCATACATTTGACTTCGTTTGTGGCCACTTGCAAAATGGCTTACTCGTTGTATACGGTCTTAATGAATATGAAGTAGAGGCGATGTCGAGGCCGCACTCTTTAAATCAGCATTACAAGTTTAATATTTATAGAGCACCTTAAAGAGCAGTAGAGAAGCAAACATATTTTcagttttgtattttgttttgtggAAATCGACTTGTCTTGATAACTCAAACGTTGGTTACTAAAAGAGTGTAACAGTTTTCATAGCATTTTCATAGTACACGCATTTTTAGCATATCTTCTAATAATGGGAATCATAATAGATAGCAAACTGGACCAGTGCGAGTTTAGTTGGATCAATGGCTAATTTAACGCAGTAAGACttgtttatgaattttttgaaaatatactatACTAGAGCCAGTGCTTTTGGTTGCTCCAACAAATCAAAGACTAACAGAAAAGTTgctcaattttattgttttcagcACAAAAAACTACAAGAAAAGACTTGGCGTTCATAAGTTTTAATCCACTTTCCGATTTCTTTCACTTCATGCTCTGTACAACGGTGAAGAAAGAGTATCCCATCTTGCATGTAGCGAAGAATGTGTCGAGATTTATACGAAACATGCCGCCGGCATACATGTTGACCTCCTTCAGTGTCAGCTCTGTGAAATTCACTACATTGCGTCTGAATGCACGTGGCTGCGTCGTCCAGTTGCTCCTGAAAATTGCATAAGATAAATCGTAATATTCACACTCCAACATGTTGCCGAAGTAGCAACACGGGAATAGCTCGGTCATGATGGCCATTGAATGAACCGAGTAGTAAATGTAGGCGAACAAGTTATCGGCGAAGAACAGCAAATAAATGAGACCAATGCAGAGGCTGACGCCAACGCCAAAAAATTGTACCATACAAACGCCCGAGTTGATGCGCTCCACTTTGGTTTTGATGCTGTGAATTATGGAACACAAAACATTTTACACCGACTTTTAAAGACAGTTAACTCTAACAACCTACTTCATCAACATTTTGTGATCTTCAATGCACTCGCATAATTCTCTATAGTTGTTCTCCACATTCTCCGGATTATTGTGAGCAACGCGTGAAACCCGATTTGCCAATAAATGCACATGCCCGGAAAGCAAACAATATATCAGCGGTCCATATAAATCGTTTCCTAAATTCTTCACAATTTCCATGGAGACGCCATAGAACTGGTAGATGACACAAGCTGCATATGCTGAACCCGACGTGCGCCATGGTAGTGGCAAATAGCCAGGATAGAGCAGATCTCCGGTGGCTAAGCCATTCATTAAAGCTGTTAAGCTAACCGCAGAGTAGGAGCTAAAGAAGAAACGCATCATAAATTTGCAGGGTCGCTCTATATAACGCTTGTAGTAATCGTAATCTTCCTTGATGCGGACGCGATCGTCGAGCTGTGAAATGATTTCATTCAGATCCCATATTTCTTGCTTAAAATAGCGTAGAATGTAATGTTTCATGACGCTATTAATGCATGCCACACTGATGACCAGGCTGTTGAAGAATTCATCCTTATTGGTGCTTAAGAAGAATCCCAATATCACATGGCCCGTAAAGCCAAAAGTGACAACGAGGTTCACCCAAAGGTCATAGACGATGCGCAGATATCTGTTAAACGGCCAACCAGTGATACCGAGTAGACGCCAAGTGAAGAAGAGTCGGACAAAAATCGCCTTCGTATTAATTTGCGGCAGCATTTTCGAAACAAGTGCTAGACGGAGATCAAATAACTTAAGACAAAATTGTAATTGCGAATTGGCTTTAAATACTTGCAAAAAGTCATTAAAGCAAATGAAACTCCTAAACGATGCAAACATGTGTGTTTACCCTATAATTAAGGCAGGAGGGCGTGAAGCAATTAGCTAATGTGACCGCCAACCTTGAAAAAAGTGCACTGTGAATTCAAGGAATATTCACATTTGGGATAATATGAAAAGGGTTCATATTTAAGTTGAGAAAGATGTATTGAAAAGTTCCTGACATGAATCAAAATCATAAGAGTTATTTCTAATGCTTTTATTACCAGCTTTATTGCTTAAATCGAAGCTACGTAGGTGCAACTATTGACtgtcttttataaatttttcaatttagtaaAAATTCTAAAGTCAAAGAATGCATTAGTATTTAAGTTAAACTATATTGGTGCAAATTGATGTGCTAAGGATAatcaaataattacaaaatttgcgGTCTCAAATCCTATTCCCTACTTCATACTTTGTAGAACAGTGAATATTGAGTACCCCATTTTGCAGGTCTTGAAGAACGAGTCCAAATCAAGTGTTATCATGCCACCCGCCGATACAATGACATCTCGCAGAGTAAGTTCCGTCAACGTAACAGCAGCACGACGAAAAGTGCGAGACTGTGATGTCCAATTACTGCGGAATATGGCGTAAGACAGCGCATAGAATTCCAACTGAACCATGCTGCCGTAGTAGCAGCAGGGAAAAATCTCGATCATAATGgccaaaatatggaaaatataataGCTGTAAGCAAATAGACTGTCGGCgaagaaaagtaaatataagAGACCGATCACGACGTTAATGCCAACAGCTGTAAACTGTACCATGTAGCTGGGGGAGATCATCCGTTCCACTTGTCTCGTTGTGCTGTGGATATTATGAATAAGATTAGACAGGTCATTTGGTAAAAATAATTCGCTTACTTCATCAATACTTTATACTCGTCTATACAGAGCACTAGCTCTTCATAGTTTCTATGCCCTTCGGTTTCGTGCTCGTGTCCAATGCGTGAAATACGTCTGGAGAGCAAATGAATATGGCCCGAAAGCATGCAAAGGATCATAGGTCCATAAACATCGTTGGTGAGATTCTGCACGATTTGCATTTTCAAGCCGTATGTTTGAAAGACCAATACCGCCAAGTACTTCCATATCGAATTTTGCCAATCGACAATCACATATGCCGGGTATAATATATTGGTAGTAGAAAGAGCAGTCAGCACTGCCATACACGATACCGAAAAGTAGGAGACAGTAAAGAAATTAATCATGAAACTGCACCTCCCACGCATATTTTTCAAGTAGTAACTCGTATCCTCTTCATTTTGCACCCGCTGATCCAGATTCTGTAGAATTTTGTTAACAAAGATTATCTGGCTGAGTTGCGGACGAAGCGTTAAGTGCTTGGCTGTGCAGGCAATCGAGGAAATACCGATAGCGAGATTGGTGAAAACGGTTTCCTTGTCGCTGGCGAAAATCACGCCCAAAAGCAGGTGAAGCGGAAAGGCAAACGTCGCGAAAATGTTCACAAAAATATCATGGAGACCGATCAAATACTTATTATAATTGGTTTTTAAGCCCAAAATTTTCCAGTAAAAGAACAATCTCTTGAAAATATTCACCGTGTCGATTTTTGAGTCCATTACGGAAGTTATAACAACTCAACCGATGACCTGCAAACTATGACAGTTCATTTCTGGCGCGTTCTGGTATTTAAGGAACTCTGTGGGAATGAAAAGACTGGACGGCGTAGATAAGTTGTTGTGCATGTGTCCCCTGTAATTACTGTGTGGTTTTGTGTAATTAAATTACATTGAGGGCACTTTAAAAACACTTCATTACTAGAATATGAATATGCCAATGCCAGCTGTTTGAGGGAAAAGCGTTAGCATTTGAGAAATTTATCGGATGTTGGTAATATATTGTGTCTCTAGAAATATATTGTAAATGTTATGATGCAAAACCCTCTTCAGTTAGAGAGGTTAGAGGACAATTTGGAGAaatctgtaaaaaattttgtggttttataAAGGACGAATATTCGTGGCGATATATAGTAATTCATATCTGATATTCAAACTAGCATTTTCCCTTTACTGCCATAAAAGTTGTTAGTGTTTTCTTGAAGGAATTCAAGATAGTCACCGACTGTCATACTTTATAAGCAAAAACGCTTATAAGCTTATGTGTCATCGTATCTAGCCATCTAGTTGTGCCCATGTTTGCTCACATCTCAACAGTTTTTTGAATGCATGGCAAATGGGTACTACATCGAGATTACATTTGAACTGCAAAGTTAAGAGATAATAAAAAGTTGTACGATTTAAACTTTCGTCGTACGATAAAGGGCTACCCCGTTAAGTTGAATGAAGCAGAGACCAAAGGTTATAATGAAATTCGTAGAGCTGCAGACGCGAACGTGTGGAAAAGTTTTTCGGTCCATTCAAGAAAATTAATCGAGAACGGAAAAGAGAACGTTTACTCGCAATACACAcatgaacacatacatacatgaacgCATGTACTAATACGCGGAAATTCTTTTAAACCTATGTGAGCGAATCGTTTCTCCGGAGCCAGAAGTTCGTGAAAGCCGGTACAACATAAATAATGGAAGAGAGAACTACAGTATGTAAGAGCAGTAAGTACAGTCAGCTGATGGTAGAGAGGTGTTGCACGGAAAGTTTGTGAGTGCAACTACCGGAATATGTCGTCCACTTAATCgagatttatttatgaaatttgcaaataaaatataacaaatctTTCGGATAGCTGTGGTCTCTTAAAATTAAGTGCACCGAAACTTACACCCTCTTTGCAGAAAAatcatattatatgtattggaTCTGTAAGCCTTAATggcaaattaattgaaaaatacaaataaccATACAAATAAGTGACCTTGATCGTATGGCTACATTACAGATGTTTgcatcagaaattgttcaagtGATTTTGAAGAgcatatgcaaataatttatttagttaaccATTACAATATCGAAGCGCATTCTTAGACATTTGGCCCTAAAGTGGGTGAAACCTTAGCCCCACATGTCTGAAGTCTGCTCGGACAGCTGTTTACTATCTCATATTCCCACGCACAGGCGTCCGTTTAATGACTTAATTATATACTCCGTTGTGTAAGTCTTGATTGCTTAATatcataaacaaaataaatcggTGTAAACACAACGCCCACTTTGATTGCTGGTGCACCTGTATCTAACAATCATACACTATACACCAAATCAATCGAAAGGATTGTTAAGcaattgttgtaaataaaaaatttttgaaggaaaatttgGGAGAACTGAATTACTTAATTTAGGTTAGGTTTTACTGACGGCTGTTACGCCATAGACCAGATGAATGAAGGTTCTGTTTAATTTGAGGTGAAGTATTCGTTATACATTACTTCAACGCTTTGCCTACTTCTCTGCAATTTCTGCATGTATCGTCGTTACTTATGTCCATCTGGTCCGCATGTGATTCCTGGAAGATGTGTCCTACCATCCAGAAGTCGAGTCACCGTATCCGCAAAGGTTTTCtatatgaaattttgttaaCAACGATCCAGCACACCAAAGCACCGTGCAACACCAATGCATGAGATAAGGTCACAGGCCCCATCTCTTCTTACACGCAGGAACTCCTGGGTGTCTTCCGGTAGACGTCGTAGCCTGTGGTGGTTTCACCTGTCTTCTCACATTTGCCTTCAGGATTGACAACGTTAGGGTGCAAGCTCTCCGAAGGTGGTGTTGTCGTGATATGGCAGTGACCGATCCCAAACTGAATGGTAAAGAATAACAGGTGAGCCCTACCACCTACAGACTCGAGGACTGAGTAAGAGTTTAGGTCTACACCCATAAATATGACTTCACTGTTTGGGGTGAAGCCACCATAGAATATGTCCCACAGCATCGCCCTCAATTCCATGTTCTGTTTGGCAAATATCAACAGTATAAACTCCGTGGAAATTGCAGCCACCCTACCGCTGACAAACATGTGGGTCTTCAGGAGTCTAAGAGCTCGTCACGCACGAAGCGCATTTTGGAGTTATCCCAGCCCCGGAAAACCCTTCACTATGAAGCGGATGGCTGTAAATTCTTCCCCGAAGTTAATGTCCAAAAATGCATGCTTCCTCTAGGTTTGGCAGAGTCGATTATGGCGTAGCTGAAAGGACGGATAGAGTTCCCATCTCCTCTTGGAATGGCGGTTACACCATTCATTGTTGAGCAAGGTTGGACCCTACAGAATTCGTGCCCCTGCCACAAGCGAAGCTGAGGATGGATTACCACTTGCGCGGGCTTTATCTTGAGTATTAATCCTATGgtttttgcttattttgatTTAAGCATTTAACCTTATGATAAAAAGTGGATCAGAAAATATTGTTCGCTTCCTCCTCATTCTACgagaaaaaatatagtttttttgtcGCCTGTTTTGAAtgacattatttttttgaaacttgttGTACAGTGTATTTCTTACATTAATCTTCCTCTGCTGGGCAATATAAGCCTGCACAAAAATAACTCATTTGCAACAAGTCTCATAATTAACACACGATTCTACAACTAAGTAAGTTATTTCTGGAGACCTGCTTCAGAGATGGAGAGTTCAAATGAAACTTTTCAGCCTGCGGACTCAGTTGTGCTGTATCGCGCTTTCTGGCTATGCTGGCAGGCGGTCGGCATCTCAAGCGCAAGCTGTAAATACTTCTGTGGCTTCTACGACCTGCTCATAAACGTCTCGGTGATATTTTTCTATCCAATTCATTTGATTGTGGGTCTCCTCCTCAATCCATCGCCAGCAGATCTCTTCCAAAATCTGTCCATTACCATTACCTGTTTCGTCTGCAGCGTGAAGCATAACTTATTGCGTCGTAAATTACCGCAAATACGCAACGTGTTGGCGCTGCTCGCCGACCTGGACAAGCGTGTTGAGGGCGTAGAGGAACACGCATACTTTCAAGAGGAACTTGTTGTTGGCGCAAAGAATGTGTTGGAATTATTTTCCATCGCCTATGGTGGCGCAAATATGGCAGCAATTTCAGCCACACTACTGAGCAAGGAACGCCGTCTAATGTACCCCGCATGGCTGCCATTCCAATAGGACGCGAACACATTCAGCTACTGCGCTGCGGTCATTTATCAGATTGCCGGTGTTTCTATACAAATCGTGCAGAATCTGGCCAACGACATCTATCCACCGATGAGCCTCTGCATCATTGCCGGTTATGTGCATCTGCTGTCGTTGCGCATGGCTAAAGTGGGTGCGGATGCCAAGAAATCTAAGGAGCAG
Coding sequences within it:
- the LOC126752231 gene encoding odorant receptor 33b-like, whose translation is MLPQINTKAIFVRLFFTWRLLGITGWPFNRYLRIVYDLWVNLVVTFGFTGHVILGFFLSTNKDEFFNSLVISVACINSVMKHYILRYFKQEIWDLNEIISQLDDRVRIKEDYDYYKRYIERPCKFMMRFFFSSYSAVSLTALMNGLATGDLLYPGYLPLPWRTSGSAYAACVIYQFYGVSMEIVKNLGNDLYGPLIYCLLSGHVHLLANRVSRVAHNNPENVENNYRELCECIEDHKMLMNIKTKVERINSGVCMVQFFGVGVSLCIGLIYLLFFADNLFAYIYYSVHSMAIMTELFPCCYFGNMLECEYYDLSYAIFRSNWTTQPRAFRRNVVNFTELTLKEVNMYAGGMFRINLDTFFATCKMGYSFFTVVQSMK